One genomic region from Mastacembelus armatus chromosome 21, fMasArm1.2, whole genome shotgun sequence encodes:
- the creg2 gene encoding protein CREG2: MRAPYFPLAVYACALCLCHSYTLRSSVSWVVSSNGVVEDADLSEEVAPALLVDSAGRWKQAYPSSNVLGDGVESPAELVKPENDNVAQLSSRLFSYRLEKVKKSANSSPPPHQENARAARYIAHYSDRGYLATISTQDKIKGLPFGNIFSVSDGPLDNSTGVIYFYVTPMDSSVSDLKSNPYASLTFSEAEGELCRQMVYDPKDPRCARLTLTGKMVDVAPEELVFAKEAIFSRHPVMAKWPVGHKWLFMKLELIRVCLQDWTGGISLIPLEDYFKTTPF; encoded by the exons ATGAGGGCCCCTTACTTTCCCCTGGCAGTATATGCCTGTGCCCTCTGTCTGTGTCACAGCTACACCCTGAGGAGCTCCGTGTCCTGGGTCGTGTCCTCCAACGGTGTGGTGGAGGACGCGGACCTGTCGGAGGAGGTCGCCCCGGCGTTGCTTGTGGACAGCGCGGGGCGGTGGAAGCAGGCTTATCCGTCCTCAAACGTCCTCGGGGACGGCGTGGAGAGCCCCGCAGAGCTCGTCAAGCCTGAAAACGACAACGTGGCGCAGCTTTCCTCTCGTCTGTTTTCATATCGGCTGGAGAAGGTGAAGAAGTCCGCTAATAGTTCGCCTCCCCCGCACCAGGAGAACGCCAGGGCTGCCAGATACATAGCTCATTACAGTGACCGGGGGTATCTGGCAACCATTTCAACTCAAGACAAG ATCAAAGGTCTTCCCTTTGGAAATATCTTCTCAGTCAGTGATGGACCACTGGACAACAGCACTGGAGTTATCTACTTCTATGTGACTCCAATGGACAGCAGTGTGTCCGACCTGAAAAGTAACCCCTATGCATCTCTCACCTTCTCAGAGGCTGAGGGAGAACTCTGCAG GCAAATGGTGTATGATCCAAAGGATCCAAGATGTGCTCGGCTCACGCTAACAGGCAAGATGGTGGACGTGGCCCCAGAGGAGCTTGTGTTTGCAAAGGAGGCAATTTTCTCAAG ACATCCTGTGATGGCAAAGTGGCCAGTGGGACACAAGTGGTTGTTTATGAAACTGGAGTTGATCAGGGTGTGTCTGCAGGATTGGACTGGAGGCATATCCCTCATTCCACTGGAGGACTACTTTAAAACTACCCCATTCTGA
- the mitd1 gene encoding MIT domain-containing protein 1 isoform X3: protein METSAISVLKRAVELDQSGRFQESLVCYQEGIQLLMDALKAAVKDESKRGHYREKIKGYMDRAEQVKAHVNQMKEDGKYHEQIRISEDATGYSYEVLFKPYISSALTEVWVEDPYIRHIHQLYNFLRFCEMLLKASCNVQRIHLLTSQDEMDSSQQSSALAELKESLSAQGVTLDLHYSSTIHDREIRFDNGWIIKIGRGLDYFKKPKGRFSIGYCDYDLRQCQETTVDIFHSKHTKTLSE, encoded by the exons ATGGAGACGTCTGCCATCTCTGTCCTGAAGCGGGCGGTGGAATTGGACCAGAGCGGTCGCTTCCAGGAGTCTCTGGTCTGCTACCAGGAGGGAATCCAGCTGCTGATGGACGCGCTGAAAG CAGCTGTGAAGGATGAGTCAAAGAGAGGACACTACAGGGAGAAGATAAAGGGCTACATGGACAGAGCAGAGCAAGTCAAAGCTCATGTGAACCAGATGAAAGAAG ATGGGAAGTACCATGAGCAGATCAGAATATCAGAGGACGCTACTGGTTACAGCTACGAGGTTCTGTTCAAACCATACATCAGCAGTGCTCTCACGGAGGTCTGGGTGGAAGACCCATACATACGACACATCCACCAG TTATACAACTTCCTACGATTCTGTGAGATGCTGCTAAAAGCATCCTGCAATGTGCAAAGGATCCATCTCCTCACTTCACAGGATGAA ATGGATAGCAGCCAACAGAGCAGTGCCCTGGCAGAGCTGAAAGAAAGTCTTAGTGCTCAGGGAGTGACTCTGGATTTGCATTACTCCTCCACTATCCATGACAGGGAGATCAG GTTTGACAATGGTTGGATCATAAAGATTGGAAGAGGGCTGGATTATTTTAAGAAACCAAAG GGTCGATTCTCTATTGGATATTGTGACTATGACCTCAGGCAGTGCCAGGAGACCACTGTAGAcatttttcacagcaaacacacaaaaactctaTCAGAATGA
- the mitd1 gene encoding MIT domain-containing protein 1 isoform X1, which yields MTQNLMSGMETSAISVLKRAVELDQSGRFQESLVCYQEGIQLLMDALKAAVKDESKRGHYREKIKGYMDRAEQVKAHVNQMKEDGKYHEQIRISEDATGYSYEVLFKPYISSALTEVWVEDPYIRHIHQLYNFLRFCEMLLKASCNVQRIHLLTSQDEMDSSQQSSALAELKESLSAQGVTLDLHYSSTIHDREIRFDNGWIIKIGRGLDYFKKPKGRFSIGYCDYDLRQCQETTVDIFHSKHTKTLSE from the exons ATGACACAAAATCTCATGTCAGGGATGGAGACGTCTGCCATCTCTGTCCTGAAGCGGGCGGTGGAATTGGACCAGAGCGGTCGCTTCCAGGAGTCTCTGGTCTGCTACCAGGAGGGAATCCAGCTGCTGATGGACGCGCTGAAAG CAGCTGTGAAGGATGAGTCAAAGAGAGGACACTACAGGGAGAAGATAAAGGGCTACATGGACAGAGCAGAGCAAGTCAAAGCTCATGTGAACCAGATGAAAGAAG ATGGGAAGTACCATGAGCAGATCAGAATATCAGAGGACGCTACTGGTTACAGCTACGAGGTTCTGTTCAAACCATACATCAGCAGTGCTCTCACGGAGGTCTGGGTGGAAGACCCATACATACGACACATCCACCAG TTATACAACTTCCTACGATTCTGTGAGATGCTGCTAAAAGCATCCTGCAATGTGCAAAGGATCCATCTCCTCACTTCACAGGATGAA ATGGATAGCAGCCAACAGAGCAGTGCCCTGGCAGAGCTGAAAGAAAGTCTTAGTGCTCAGGGAGTGACTCTGGATTTGCATTACTCCTCCACTATCCATGACAGGGAGATCAG GTTTGACAATGGTTGGATCATAAAGATTGGAAGAGGGCTGGATTATTTTAAGAAACCAAAG GGTCGATTCTCTATTGGATATTGTGACTATGACCTCAGGCAGTGCCAGGAGACCACTGTAGAcatttttcacagcaaacacacaaaaactctaTCAGAATGA
- the mitd1 gene encoding MIT domain-containing protein 1 isoform X2, whose product MTQNLMSGMETSAISVLKRAVELDQSGRFQESLVCYQEGIQLLMDALKAVKDESKRGHYREKIKGYMDRAEQVKAHVNQMKEDGKYHEQIRISEDATGYSYEVLFKPYISSALTEVWVEDPYIRHIHQLYNFLRFCEMLLKASCNVQRIHLLTSQDEMDSSQQSSALAELKESLSAQGVTLDLHYSSTIHDREIRFDNGWIIKIGRGLDYFKKPKGRFSIGYCDYDLRQCQETTVDIFHSKHTKTLSE is encoded by the exons ATGACACAAAATCTCATGTCAGGGATGGAGACGTCTGCCATCTCTGTCCTGAAGCGGGCGGTGGAATTGGACCAGAGCGGTCGCTTCCAGGAGTCTCTGGTCTGCTACCAGGAGGGAATCCAGCTGCTGATGGACGCGCTGAAAG CTGTGAAGGATGAGTCAAAGAGAGGACACTACAGGGAGAAGATAAAGGGCTACATGGACAGAGCAGAGCAAGTCAAAGCTCATGTGAACCAGATGAAAGAAG ATGGGAAGTACCATGAGCAGATCAGAATATCAGAGGACGCTACTGGTTACAGCTACGAGGTTCTGTTCAAACCATACATCAGCAGTGCTCTCACGGAGGTCTGGGTGGAAGACCCATACATACGACACATCCACCAG TTATACAACTTCCTACGATTCTGTGAGATGCTGCTAAAAGCATCCTGCAATGTGCAAAGGATCCATCTCCTCACTTCACAGGATGAA ATGGATAGCAGCCAACAGAGCAGTGCCCTGGCAGAGCTGAAAGAAAGTCTTAGTGCTCAGGGAGTGACTCTGGATTTGCATTACTCCTCCACTATCCATGACAGGGAGATCAG GTTTGACAATGGTTGGATCATAAAGATTGGAAGAGGGCTGGATTATTTTAAGAAACCAAAG GGTCGATTCTCTATTGGATATTGTGACTATGACCTCAGGCAGTGCCAGGAGACCACTGTAGAcatttttcacagcaaacacacaaaaactctaTCAGAATGA
- the mrpl30 gene encoding large ribosomal subunit protein uL30m has translation MSGVCRGLSSLSAKILTEGTVLSPCPWFVSARSKFTKARIPKELFAERSKEHEKYGGDPDQPHKLHIVTRVKSVMRRPYWEKEMVKHLGLQKAHVPVIHKNTPAVNSQLKFVKHLVRIQPLKTPYGLPAEEDMADTYINSKGELIVHHLLQPVEPKAIES, from the exons atgTCGGGTGTGTGTCGCGGTTTGAGCTCTTTATCAGCCAAG ATCCTGACTGAAGGTACAGTTTTGTCACCCTGCCCCTGGTTCGTGTCAGCACGGAGTAAATTTACCAAAGCAAGAATCCCAAAAGAG CTGTTTGCTGAGAGATCGaaagaacatgaaaaatatgGCGGTGATCCAGACCAGCCTCATAAACTGCACATAGTGACACGAGTCAAGAGTGTGATGCGAAGACCGTACTGGGAGAAAGAGATGGTGAAACACCTGGGGCTTCAAAAG GCACATGTCCCTGTAATTCACAAAAATACACCTGCAGTCAACAGCCAGCTGAAATTTGTCAAACACCTTGTGAG GATCCAGCCACTAAAGACTCCCTATGGACTCcctgctgaagaggacatggcTGATACCTACATTAACAGCAAAGGAGAGCTGATTGTCCATCACCTCCTTCAACCTGTTGAACCAAAAGCTATTGAATCTTAG
- the cracdla gene encoding acrosomal protein KIAA1210, with protein MESFFGDTEESTEDIPGRKKSKLQSLKTRLFGRSKKTGGAGKAKLSQSASDITAEKALGSDEDLVCSQGMMGSRAMSHDSIFLADQVLTATGPVKVLSQENVHSKIKALQMKLQQQKMHMGPPPLVLPIRRPEDLGVHSEDDSLPHSPLETTGGDVTSQGVFSKTISQASSRPLSPIPKPSVIKPVPLTPSLSLPLSVPSNPSFSVVEPPLDFSFPAQFTPCLDMSAARHRMSVKPRNQRASTKKRLTATDSRSHSCTINNVDHSESVKEEEHQLGAQNEVTVETDQGDVNIPVISQCLPSKYQDHQITSEAAPKSFSPPSSQQDDGRLPSVASQVLRVKPHKPMDVTSNERPHSSFIESDLKDKRDEDFAMHDKRNILKKTGWTADSSDQLTRAVGTVHQQLQGETESTKGIKRPSPGSGSFHFSITAAKTRDRERPRSGSFVGALEQAEARQKAVGRTEDKPFSSMKEKEELKDLQPRGGPFAIGKLRQEAPPPKSTVISWDKRDSLKKTETVTTSKHTTTDTSAAAGEEVESTQEVVEEAVEAQEAQEEEGKTAFGIKLRSTSQSKRFRSDASPTHHSKLLACEEQCDKQKRQEISENLSFASKKLQTTPSSTSGDVQLTDPVPSASCLPIKDNLPSTGDRPFIHTEVQTSSLSPRELETSRVLKEPQAAPQTASSEVSWMSLAIEKTRSLQQLFTSRFPRDFTGAQTTAQPQTQVQPTNQTETGVQMQTQTVKLQPSTTPAQTANQPLADIMKTETVQSRSQAQVIKPSQMAMQHKTSTTSTNQINISREPQMPKPSNDHLNTTQSASQPASNPPVQINPWATQSPLHSSTQTETSSQLAQGSVSLAQAYLSSGHHETPQQPPWSNQGLHRTNQLKSAVSTTSSAMAPSPVSALGKGGRETNMQDKEISSLTGKQTVWARSVSERAAFLEKQAEGANPPGIKGVELRKPQTEVQTPRESPATARIMPLNKDTKPEGRQVIKVAESSPIKVPDRPHEDKWLRKNVASTSPSSSPTQPSVLQSMSDSGQPSWMELAKRKSMAWSDRTMD; from the exons ATGGAGTCTTTCTTTGGAGATACGGAAGAAAGCACTGAGGACATTCCAG GACGCAAAAAGTCCAAACTCCAGTCTCTGAAAACTCGTCTCTTTGGGAGGAGTAAGAAAACTGGAGGTGCAGGAAAAGCGAAACTCAGCCAGTCAGCAAGTGACATTACTGCAGAAAAGGCACTTGGATCAGATGAAGACTTGGT ATGCTCCCAGGGGATGATGGGATCACGAGCAATGTCCCATGACAGCATCTTTCTGGCTGATCAGGTCCTGACAGCCACTGGACCAGTCAAGGTCTTATCCCAGGAGAATGTTCACAGCAAGATCAAAGCTCTGCAG ATGAAGCTTCAGCAGCAGAAGATGCATATGGGGCCACCACCTCTGGTTCTGCCAATCAGACGCCCAGAGGACCTGGGTGTCCATTCAGAGGATGATAGTCTTCCCCACAGCCCCCTTGAGACCACAGGGGGTGATGTTACATCCCAGGGAGTTTTCAGCAAG aCAATATCTCAGGCATCCTCTCGTCCACTCTCACCCATTCCCAAACCTTCAGTGATCAAACCTGTGCCCCtgactccctccctctctttgcCTCTTTCTGTCCCTTCCAatccttctttttctgttgttgagCCTCCACTGGACTTCAGTTTTCCAGCTCAGTTCACACCTTGCCTTGATATGTCTGCTGCACGCCATCGGATGTCTGTCAAACCCAGAAATCAGAGAGCCAGCACCAAAAAGAGACTCACTGCA ACTGATTCTAGGTCTCACTCATGCACAATTAACAACGTGGACCATTCTGAATCTGTAAAAGAAGAAGAGCATCAGCTTGGTGCTCAAAACGAGGTGACAGTGGAAACAGACCAAGGAGATGTTAACATTCCTGTCATATCGCAGTGTCTTCCTTCAAAATACCAAGATCATCAGATCACATCAGAAGCAGCACCAAAATCGTTCAGTCCACCTTCTTCCCAACAGGACGATGGGAGACTGCcctctgttgcctcacaggtACTTCGAGTTAAGCCTCACAAACCAATGGATGTAACATCCAATGAGcggccacattcatctttcatAGAATCAGACCTGAAGGACAAAAGAGATGAGGATTTTGCGATGCATGACAAGAGGAATATTCTCAAAAAGACTGGATGGACTGCAGACTCCTCAGACCAGCTCACCAGGGCTGTTGGCACAGTTCACCAACAGCTTCAAGGTGAGACAGAAAGCACAAAAGGAATAAAGAGACCTTCTCCAGGATCTGGGTCCTTCCATTTCTCCATCACTGCTGCCAAAACCCGAGATAGAGAGAGACCCAGATCAGGCAGTTTTGTGGGAGCTCTGGAACAAGCTGAAGCCAGGCAGAAGGCAGTGGGGAGAACAGAGGATAAACCCTTTTCAAGCATGAAGGAAAAAGAGGAACTTAAAGACTTACAGCCCAGAGGGGGTCCATTTGCTATCGGGAAACTTAGACAAGAGGCACCTCCACCCAAAAGCACAGTAATTTCATGGGACAAGAGAGACAGccttaaaaagacagaaacagtgacAACATCAAAACATACAACCACAGATACCAGTGCTGCAGCGGGCGAGGAGGTAGAAAGTACCCAGGAAGTGGTGGAAGAGGCAGTGGAAGCACAAGAGGCTcaggaggaagaaggaaaaacagcatttgGTATTAAACTGCGCTCCACCTCTCAATCGAAGAGATTTCGATCTGATGCCTCTCCTACCCATCATTCAAAGCTGCTAGCATGTGAAGAGCAGtgtgacaaacagaaaagacaggaaATAAGTGAAAATCTCAGCTTTGCGTctaaaaaactgcaaacaacaCCATCATCCACCTCTGGAGACGTCCAGCTGACAG ATCCAGTCCCATCTGCCTCCTGTCTTCCCATCAAGGATAACCTGCCATCTACCGGTGATCGTCCCTTCATTCATACTGAAGTCCAAACAAGTTCCTTAAGTCCCAGAGAACTAGAAACTTCCAGGGTGCTTAAGGAGCCCCAAGCTGCCCCCCAAACAGCCTCATCTGAGGTGTCCTGGATGAGCCTGGCGATTGAAAAGACCAGAAGCCTGCAACAACTCTTTACTAGTAGATTCCCCAGAGATTTTACAGGCGCGCAGACCACAGCTCAACCACAAACACAAGTGCAGCCAACAAATCAAACAGAGACTGGAGTACAAATGCAGACGCAGACTGTAAAACTACAGCCGAGTACAACACCAGCACAGACTGCAAATCAGCCATTAGCTGatataatgaaaacagaaacagtgcaAAGCAGAAGTCAAGCACAGGTCATAAAACCATCACAAATGGCAATGCAACACAAGACGTCAACAACATCTACTAATCAAATTAACATTTCTAGAGAACCACAAATGCCCAAACCATCCAATGACCACCTAAATACAACTCAGTCAGCATCGCAGCCTGCCTCCAATCCACCTGTACAGATCAACCCATGGGCAACCCAGTCTCCTTTGCACTCTTCTACACAAACAGAGACCTCATCTCAGCTTGCACAAGGCAGTGTCTCTCTTGCACAAGCTTACCTTTCCTCAGGGCACCATGAAACACCCCAGCAACCTCCTTGGAGCAATCAAGGTCTCCATCGCACCAACCAGCTCAAATCTGCAGTTTCTACCACCTCATCAGCCATGGCTCCATCTCCAGTGTCTGCCTtgggaaaaggaggaagagaaaccAACATGCAGGATAAAGAAATTTCTTCActgacaggaaaacagacagtTTGGGCCAGGTCGGTAAGCGAGAGGGCTGCTTTTTTGGAGAAACAGGCAGAGGGGGCCAATCCACCTGGAATCAAAGGG GTAGAACTGAGGAAACCTCAAACAGAAGTTCAGACACCACGTGAATCCCCTGCCACAGCCAGAATAATGCCcctaaacaaagacacaaaaccagAGGGAAGACAAGTCATTAAAGTTGCAG agtCAAGCCCCATCAAAGTTCCAGACAGGCCTCATGAGGACAAATGGCTACGGAAAAATGTGGCATCTACATCACCCTCATCATCACCCACACAGCCATCAGTATTGCAGTCCATGTCTGACAGCGGTCAGCCGTCCTGGATGGAACTTGCCAAGAGAAAATCAATGGCCTGGAGTGATAGGACAATGGACTAA